The proteins below come from a single Edaphobacter acidisoli genomic window:
- a CDS encoding amidase → MRELHPSQNMNEFNRRRFLAACAAAGVGSTLLPGVLLGMTVDAENTQGAGVSGSALEKITPEMIDTAAAIAGLKITAKQKAMMLDSLSRMRDSIEVIRTLKMPNSVAPAFVFDPVPGGMKLETERKPMQISAAPDVTRLAEASVGSDDLAFASVRELAELIRTRKVTSVALTKMYLARLKKYDPQLHFVITFTEDRALAQAVAADAEIAAGNYRGPLHGIPWGAKDLLAVKGYPTTWGAGGFEKQSFDYDATVVRRLDAAGAVLVAKLSMGALASGPIWFGGMTRTPWNPRQPSSGSSAGSASTVGAGCVGFAIGTETLGSISSPCTRCGATGLRPTFGFVPRTGAMALSWTMDKIGPIARSVEDCALVMNAIYGPDEQDLSVRDAAFNWDAEFNWRSLRVGYLKDEFEPPRQPDGTTPEAKRDFESRTYDAKYALSTLDTLRNMGVKLVPVEMPHGCHFGDITPVLEAEAAAAFDELTLTGRDALLTEQGPHEWPNTFRIARFYPAVDYIQAQRARTLAMRAMASVFDQVDVIVTPSDGAQLSATNLTGHPAVIVPNGVRGDGAPQPLHTGDGDPENVGGPGTPVSITFLGTLYSDARLAAFARAYQHETAFNLMRPKIS, encoded by the coding sequence ATGCGTGAACTGCACCCTTCTCAAAACATGAATGAATTCAACCGGCGGCGCTTTCTCGCCGCATGCGCCGCTGCTGGTGTGGGTAGCACTTTGCTGCCGGGTGTATTGCTTGGCATGACAGTCGATGCGGAGAACACGCAAGGCGCGGGTGTAAGCGGCAGCGCGCTCGAAAAGATTACGCCTGAGATGATCGATACCGCAGCCGCAATCGCTGGGCTGAAGATTACCGCAAAGCAGAAGGCCATGATGCTGGATAGCTTGTCGCGAATGCGGGATTCGATCGAGGTCATCCGCACACTCAAGATGCCGAATAGCGTGGCTCCCGCATTTGTCTTCGATCCGGTACCCGGCGGCATGAAGCTGGAAACAGAGCGCAAGCCGATGCAGATCAGCGCCGCGCCAGATGTCACACGACTAGCCGAGGCCAGTGTAGGTTCGGACGATCTTGCGTTCGCCTCCGTACGCGAGCTGGCAGAGTTGATCAGAACGCGCAAAGTCACCAGCGTTGCGCTGACGAAGATGTATCTGGCCCGCCTCAAAAAGTACGATCCGCAACTACACTTCGTCATCACCTTCACCGAAGACCGCGCCCTGGCGCAGGCCGTCGCCGCCGATGCCGAAATCGCCGCAGGCAACTATCGCGGCCCGCTGCATGGCATTCCCTGGGGAGCGAAGGACCTGCTCGCGGTAAAGGGATATCCCACAACCTGGGGTGCGGGCGGCTTCGAAAAACAGAGCTTTGATTACGACGCAACTGTAGTCAGGCGTCTGGACGCGGCAGGCGCGGTATTGGTTGCGAAACTCAGTATGGGCGCACTCGCCAGCGGGCCAATCTGGTTTGGCGGGATGACGCGCACTCCCTGGAACCCTCGGCAGCCTTCCAGCGGTTCATCGGCGGGGTCGGCCTCGACAGTAGGAGCAGGCTGCGTCGGCTTCGCCATCGGGACTGAAACGCTTGGCTCGATCTCCTCGCCCTGCACGCGGTGCGGAGCGACCGGACTAAGGCCAACGTTTGGCTTCGTGCCGCGCACCGGAGCCATGGCGCTGAGCTGGACCATGGATAAGATCGGCCCCATCGCCCGGTCCGTGGAAGACTGCGCGCTCGTCATGAACGCCATCTACGGTCCCGACGAACAAGACCTGAGCGTGCGCGACGCCGCCTTCAACTGGGACGCCGAGTTCAACTGGAGATCCCTTCGCGTTGGCTATCTGAAAGACGAGTTCGAGCCTCCTCGTCAACCTGACGGAACCACTCCCGAGGCAAAACGAGATTTTGAAAGCCGCACCTACGACGCCAAATACGCTCTGAGCACACTCGATACTCTCCGGAACATGGGGGTGAAGCTGGTTCCGGTAGAGATGCCGCATGGCTGCCACTTCGGCGACATCACCCCGGTCCTCGAAGCTGAGGCAGCCGCTGCATTCGACGAACTCACACTCACAGGCCGCGACGCCCTGCTCACCGAGCAGGGCCCACACGAGTGGCCGAACACATTCCGTATCGCACGGTTCTACCCCGCAGTCGATTACATTCAGGCACAGCGCGCGCGAACGCTGGCGATGAGAGCGATGGCTTCTGTGTTTGATCAGGTCGACGTGATCGTAACGCCATCGGACGGCGCTCAGCTAAGCGCAACCAATCTAACGGGACATCCGGCGGTGATTGTGCCGAATGGCGTGCGCGGCGACGGCGCGCCTCAGCCGTTGCACACCGGCGATGGAGATCCTGAAAATGTCGGAGGCCCGGGAACGCCCGTCTCGATTACGTTTCTCGGTACTCTGTACTCTGACGCACGGCTGGCCGCATTCGCGCGCGCCTATCAGCACGAAACCGCGTTCAATCTGATGCGACCAAAAATCAGCTAG
- a CDS encoding SemiSWEET transporter, with protein MHSAVDLIGYLAAACTTLSFLPQLMRVLKLRSARDISLGMFLVFSLGTALWLTYGFSIHSWPVIVANAVTLVLALSILFLKLRYDRNALKEVTPA; from the coding sequence ATGCACAGCGCGGTTGATCTGATCGGTTACCTTGCGGCTGCGTGCACAACGCTTTCGTTCCTTCCGCAGCTCATGCGTGTGCTCAAGCTACGCTCCGCGCGTGACATCTCCCTGGGCATGTTTCTTGTCTTCTCCCTCGGGACCGCGCTGTGGCTTACCTACGGCTTCTCAATTCACTCCTGGCCCGTCATCGTAGCCAATGCAGTCACGCTGGTGCTCGCGCTCAGCATCCTCTTTTTGAAACTGCGCTACGACCGTAACGCGCTTAAGGAGGTGACGCCGGCATGA
- the rpmI gene encoding 50S ribosomal protein L35 produces MPKLKTHSGAAKRFKKTGTGKFKRGQSKMRHILTSKATKTKRKLGGIVLVSEADSAKVARMIPYA; encoded by the coding sequence ATGCCAAAGTTGAAGACACACTCAGGCGCAGCCAAGCGCTTCAAGAAGACCGGCACGGGTAAGTTCAAGCGCGGTCAGTCGAAGATGCGCCATATCCTCACCTCGAAGGCCACGAAGACCAAGCGCAAGCTTGGAGGCATCGTGCTGGTCAGCGAGGCGGATTCGGCAAAGGTCGCCCGCATGATTCCTTACGCCTGA
- a CDS encoding ATP-binding cassette domain-containing protein, which produces MAAEVLLEARGLSKEYSAGTRVVDDVSFTIARGETLGLVGESGSGKSTVARMLLRLIEPSAGSLQYNGIDLLAAGPLQLRSMRRRMQIVFQDPFAALNPRMRVREILAEPFRIHGESHSATEGRLAAMLHEVDLEPEALNRFPHEFSGGQRQRINIARALALKPEFVVLDEPVSALDVSVGAQVVNLLKELQRTYGLTYLFISHSMPLVRYLCDRVAVMRHGRIVEIGNCVEVCDSPTHEYTRGLIAATPEIPHSISPNPM; this is translated from the coding sequence ATGGCCGCCGAAGTACTACTAGAAGCGCGAGGGCTCTCGAAGGAATACAGCGCGGGCACCCGCGTAGTGGACGACGTCTCATTCACCATCGCGCGCGGCGAAACTCTGGGACTGGTCGGCGAATCCGGCTCAGGCAAAAGTACAGTAGCGCGAATGCTTCTGCGGCTTATTGAGCCTTCCGCAGGGTCGCTGCAATACAACGGAATCGACCTGCTTGCCGCCGGACCGCTTCAATTACGCTCAATGCGGAGGCGAATGCAAATCGTCTTCCAGGACCCCTTCGCCGCCCTCAACCCAAGAATGCGCGTGCGCGAAATTCTCGCCGAACCATTCCGCATTCACGGCGAATCCCACTCCGCCACTGAAGGCCGCCTCGCCGCAATGCTCCACGAGGTAGATCTCGAGCCAGAAGCGCTCAATCGCTTCCCTCACGAGTTCAGCGGAGGCCAACGCCAGCGCATCAACATTGCCCGCGCCCTCGCGCTCAAACCAGAGTTCGTCGTCCTGGACGAGCCAGTCAGCGCACTCGATGTCTCCGTGGGAGCGCAGGTCGTGAACCTGCTCAAAGAATTGCAGCGCACCTACGGACTCACCTACCTGTTCATCTCGCACTCGATGCCGCTAGTTCGCTACCTCTGCGACCGCGTTGCGGTAATGCGCCACGGACGTATCGTCGAGATCGGCAATTGCGTCGAAGTCTGCGACTCTCCCACACACGAGTACACGCGCGGCCTCATAGCCGCCACACCAGAGATCCCGCATAGCATCTCACCCAATCCAATGTAG
- a CDS encoding DUF971 domain-containing protein, giving the protein MSHEGIRFVSEEEAQRASAEDARLHVDAVTPAKVRVMKSEGTGVEIDWKDGHHSAWTFAWLRNACPCATCHDEREKSGRAPGVAEPKAQTLLVIYEAPPRPVEVTPVGKYALKFKWNDSHESGIYSWEYLRRVCQCAICKTKR; this is encoded by the coding sequence ATGAGCCACGAAGGAATCCGCTTTGTTAGCGAAGAAGAAGCCCAGCGCGCAAGCGCCGAAGACGCACGTCTTCATGTCGATGCTGTGACACCAGCAAAAGTCCGGGTCATGAAGTCAGAAGGCACCGGCGTCGAAATCGACTGGAAGGATGGCCACCACAGCGCATGGACCTTCGCCTGGCTACGCAACGCCTGCCCCTGCGCGACCTGCCACGATGAACGCGAAAAATCAGGCCGCGCTCCCGGAGTCGCGGAACCCAAGGCGCAAACATTGCTCGTGATATATGAAGCTCCTCCACGCCCGGTTGAAGTCACGCCGGTTGGTAAGTACGCTCTCAAATTCAAATGGAACGACAGCCATGAGAGCGGAATCTATTCCTGGGAGTACCTCCGCCGCGTCTGCCAGTGCGCAATCTGCAAAACTAAGCGGTAA
- a CDS encoding SDR family oxidoreductase: MQQTDGVLAGKTALVTGASAGIGWATAVALAQRGANLVVTARREERLRRLCAEAESLGVKVAFHAGDAADEVTAQQAVELAIGTFGRLDILINNAGAGNYKGLVDTSAEEYDALMNANMRSGFLFSRYAAPHMIAAKCGTILFVSSVAGLQGVAGESVYCATKFAQAGFSQALDAELRKHGIKVGTIFPGGVKSEFALGHGRTEEFIRNSQMMEPAEVAEAIVYACTLPPNVRIPQMTVRHMG, encoded by the coding sequence ATGCAACAGACAGACGGAGTGCTCGCAGGGAAAACCGCGCTCGTCACAGGGGCCAGCGCGGGCATCGGATGGGCCACAGCGGTTGCTCTCGCGCAGCGCGGCGCGAACCTTGTGGTGACGGCTCGGCGCGAGGAACGGCTTCGCAGACTTTGTGCTGAGGCGGAGTCGCTTGGGGTGAAGGTCGCTTTTCACGCTGGCGATGCTGCTGACGAGGTTACCGCGCAGCAGGCTGTTGAGCTTGCGATCGGTACGTTTGGTCGTCTTGATATTCTTATCAACAACGCTGGCGCGGGGAATTACAAGGGCCTCGTCGATACTTCTGCGGAGGAGTATGACGCGCTGATGAATGCCAATATGCGCAGCGGGTTTCTCTTCTCGCGCTATGCGGCGCCGCACATGATTGCCGCGAAGTGCGGGACGATTTTGTTTGTGTCATCAGTAGCTGGGCTTCAGGGCGTTGCAGGCGAGTCTGTCTATTGCGCGACCAAGTTCGCTCAGGCGGGCTTTTCGCAGGCTCTTGATGCTGAGTTGCGCAAACATGGCATCAAGGTGGGGACGATCTTTCCCGGCGGCGTGAAATCCGAGTTCGCGCTTGGACATGGGCGCACGGAAGAGTTCATTCGCAACTCGCAAATGATGGAGCCTGCTGAGGTGGCTGAAGCGATTGTTTATGCCTGTACGTTGCCGCCTAACGTTCGCATTCCGCAGATGACCGTGCGACACATGGGCTAG
- the gyrB gene encoding DNA topoisomerase (ATP-hydrolyzing) subunit B, with the protein MASTAIPTETALLDLEDSAKTATQASKKEQSGGYSAENITVLEGLEAVRLRPAMYIGSTGEMGLHHLVYEVVDNSVDEALGGHATRIDVTIHVDNSITVTDDGRGIPVDDKVINGEKMPAVQVVLTMLHAGGKFDSSNYKVSGGLHGVGVSCVNALSEEFDVEIWRDGFAWEQDYSKGIPTSKLRKMGPTKRLGTKIHFLPDKTIFSVTEFNYDTLAQRLRELAFLNKGLEIHLTDERTTDSKTGESKHQEFKYVGGIAEFIKHLNKGKAVLHDKPIYMEAERDNVVMEIGLQYNDSYSETVFTFANNINTVDGGTHLSGFKTALTRTINAAGQALGLFKDVKENLSGDDVREGLVVVISVKLSQPQFEGQTKGKLNSDIAGTVQAFVNERLGAFLEQTPAVAKKIINKAIDAARAREAARKARDLTRRKGALDGGGLPGKLADCSEREPDRCELYLVEGESAGGTAKQGRDRKFQAILPLKGKILNVEKARYDKMLGHEEIRAMITALGCGIGKDDFDATKLRYGKIILMTDADVDGSHIRTLLLTFFFRHMTELIKRGNVFIAQPPLYRIKKGKFEQYIKDDREYVNVMVKRASEGMVIRYGEGGARLEGRDLTKFMGQLNDFLGFFEKVQKRLRNEEVTEAFADLFSHQGKDPVHRADFESPAKLKTMREKLVAMQKTYQFKSVGEVEMNEERQMYSVSFTDAQGAVRVIDWALASSPESRQMLSKHALLNGQLTGPFFIEYASKSKAEAAVEAEEEAEEAASEEGVAPTASAPGTVAEAKPGKRTNKSSHDPVEKKTVREVFDYVIEQGRKEYQVQRYKGLGEMTAPQLWETTMDPDRRTLLQVKLEDIAACEEIFTTLMGEDVESRRKFIEENALDVKNLDI; encoded by the coding sequence ATGGCATCGACGGCAATCCCCACCGAAACAGCCCTTCTGGATCTGGAAGACAGCGCTAAAACCGCCACGCAGGCTTCAAAGAAGGAGCAGTCTGGCGGCTACTCGGCCGAGAACATTACCGTTCTTGAAGGCCTTGAGGCTGTGCGGCTACGCCCTGCGATGTACATCGGCTCGACCGGAGAAATGGGTCTGCACCACCTGGTCTATGAAGTTGTCGACAACTCGGTGGACGAGGCACTAGGCGGGCACGCGACACGCATCGACGTCACTATCCACGTCGACAACTCCATCACCGTCACCGATGACGGTCGCGGCATTCCGGTTGACGATAAAGTCATCAACGGCGAGAAGATGCCAGCCGTACAGGTCGTGCTCACGATGCTCCACGCCGGCGGCAAGTTCGACTCCTCAAACTACAAAGTCTCCGGCGGCCTGCATGGCGTGGGCGTAAGCTGCGTCAACGCGCTCAGCGAAGAGTTCGATGTCGAGATCTGGCGCGACGGCTTCGCCTGGGAGCAGGACTACTCCAAGGGTATTCCGACCAGCAAGCTGCGCAAGATGGGCCCAACCAAGCGCCTCGGGACCAAGATCCACTTTCTTCCCGATAAGACCATCTTTTCCGTCACCGAGTTCAACTACGACACGCTGGCGCAGCGGCTGCGCGAGCTGGCCTTTCTGAACAAGGGTCTTGAAATCCACCTGACCGACGAGCGCACGACCGACTCCAAAACCGGCGAGAGCAAGCACCAGGAGTTCAAGTATGTCGGCGGCATTGCCGAGTTCATCAAGCACCTCAACAAGGGCAAGGCCGTGCTACACGACAAGCCCATCTACATGGAAGCCGAGCGCGACAACGTCGTCATGGAGATCGGGCTCCAGTACAACGACAGCTACTCGGAGACGGTCTTCACCTTCGCCAACAACATCAACACCGTTGACGGAGGCACGCACCTGTCGGGCTTCAAAACCGCTCTGACCCGCACCATTAATGCCGCAGGGCAGGCTCTGGGTCTGTTCAAAGATGTGAAGGAAAACCTCTCGGGCGACGACGTGCGCGAGGGCCTGGTTGTTGTCATCAGCGTGAAGCTCAGCCAGCCGCAGTTTGAAGGCCAGACCAAGGGCAAGTTGAACTCCGACATCGCCGGCACGGTGCAGGCATTTGTGAACGAGCGGCTGGGCGCTTTCCTCGAACAGACACCCGCTGTTGCCAAGAAGATCATCAACAAGGCAATCGACGCCGCCCGCGCCCGCGAAGCAGCCCGCAAGGCCCGCGACCTCACCCGCCGCAAAGGCGCGCTCGACGGCGGCGGACTGCCGGGCAAACTCGCCGATTGCTCTGAGCGCGAGCCGGACCGCTGCGAACTCTATCTGGTCGAGGGCGAAAGCGCAGGCGGCACTGCCAAGCAGGGTCGCGACCGTAAGTTCCAAGCTATCCTGCCACTCAAGGGCAAGATCCTCAATGTCGAAAAAGCCCGCTACGACAAGATGCTGGGCCACGAGGAAATCCGCGCCATGATCACTGCCCTCGGCTGCGGCATCGGCAAGGACGACTTCGACGCCACCAAACTCCGCTACGGCAAGATCATCCTGATGACCGATGCAGACGTGGACGGCTCGCACATCCGCACGCTCCTGCTCACCTTCTTCTTCCGCCACATGACGGAGCTGATCAAGCGCGGCAATGTCTTCATCGCGCAGCCGCCGCTCTATCGCATCAAGAAGGGCAAGTTTGAGCAGTACATCAAGGACGACCGCGAGTACGTCAACGTCATGGTCAAGCGTGCCTCTGAAGGCATGGTCATTCGCTACGGCGAAGGCGGCGCAAGGCTCGAAGGTCGCGACCTCACCAAATTCATGGGCCAGCTCAACGACTTCCTCGGCTTCTTCGAGAAGGTCCAGAAGCGCCTTCGCAACGAAGAAGTCACCGAGGCATTCGCCGACCTCTTCAGCCATCAGGGCAAAGACCCGGTGCACCGTGCCGACTTCGAATCGCCCGCAAAGCTCAAGACCATGCGCGAGAAGCTCGTGGCCATGCAGAAGACGTACCAGTTCAAGTCCGTCGGCGAAGTCGAGATGAACGAAGAGCGGCAGATGTACTCCGTCAGCTTCACCGACGCGCAGGGCGCGGTCCGAGTAATCGACTGGGCGCTCGCTTCCTCACCGGAAAGCCGTCAGATGCTCTCCAAACACGCGCTCCTCAACGGCCAGCTCACCGGACCGTTCTTCATCGAGTACGCCTCAAAAAGCAAAGCTGAGGCCGCCGTCGAAGCCGAAGAAGAAGCCGAAGAAGCCGCATCGGAAGAGGGCGTCGCTCCAACTGCCAGTGCCCCAGGCACCGTCGCCGAAGCCAAGCCCGGCAAGCGCACCAATAAGAGCTCGCACGATCCGGTCGAGAAGAAGACTGTCCGCGAGGTCTTCGACTACGTTATCGAGCAGGGCCGCAAAGAGTACCAGGTCCAACGTTATAAGGGCCTCGGTGAAATGACCGCTCCGCAGCTCTGGGAAACCACGATGGACCCGGACCGCCGCACGCTCCTCCAGGTCAAGCTCGAAGACATCGCCGCCTGCGAAGAGATATTCACCACTTTGATGGGTGAAGACGTCGAGAGCCGCCGCAAATTCATCGAAGAAAACGCCCTCGATGTAAAGAACCTCGACATCTAA
- a CDS encoding FAD-binding oxidoreductase, whose amino-acid sequence MPAAPPATEQLNLRVSEGQTPSAPFESWGRYPTYGATVIPLHWQNDFSAIAPSLLNGALPVGMGRSYGDACLLKDGNLLVTTGMNRLITFDPETGLLTAEAGITLAQILDFAVPRGFFLPVSPGTKYVTLGGAIANDIHGKNHHMAGTFGCHVTQFELVRSDGTRKLCSPMENPDWYAATIGGLGLTGFISWATLRLKPIVSRLIDYEGIQFHGIDEFLALTDESKDVEYTVSWVDVTSTGKNFARGIFMQGDHSAKRDTLLPSPKPKLVFPFDAPGFALNRLSVSLFNAAFFHKQFSKHSVAVQDYEPFFYPLDKVLHWNRMYGKRGLLQFQYVIPWEHAKEGTVAILHEVAKSGLASFLAVLKAFGDVPSPGMMSFPKPGITLALDFPIKQDRTFPLVHRLADMVYEFGGRLYPAKDAAMTAMQYQAFYPQWQQFARYRDPLLTSSFWERVTGETSGI is encoded by the coding sequence ATGCCAGCAGCGCCGCCAGCAACGGAACAACTGAATCTGCGGGTTTCGGAAGGACAGACGCCGAGTGCGCCGTTCGAGTCGTGGGGGCGCTATCCCACGTATGGCGCGACTGTGATTCCGCTGCACTGGCAGAATGACTTTTCGGCCATTGCACCAAGCCTCCTCAATGGTGCTCTTCCTGTTGGCATGGGACGGAGCTACGGCGATGCCTGTCTGCTGAAAGATGGCAACCTGCTTGTCACGACCGGCATGAACCGGCTGATAACCTTCGACCCTGAGACCGGGCTGCTTACTGCTGAGGCTGGCATTACGCTGGCCCAGATTCTTGACTTTGCTGTGCCGCGCGGGTTCTTCCTTCCAGTTAGTCCTGGAACGAAGTACGTCACGCTGGGCGGGGCCATAGCGAACGATATTCACGGCAAGAACCATCACATGGCCGGAACGTTTGGCTGCCATGTGACGCAGTTCGAGCTGGTCCGCTCGGACGGGACGCGGAAGCTGTGCTCGCCGATGGAGAATCCTGACTGGTACGCGGCGACCATCGGCGGACTCGGCTTGACGGGCTTCATCTCGTGGGCGACGCTGCGGCTGAAGCCGATTGTCTCGCGGCTGATTGATTATGAGGGGATTCAGTTTCACGGTATCGACGAGTTTCTGGCACTGACCGACGAGAGCAAGGACGTCGAGTACACGGTGAGCTGGGTGGATGTCACCTCGACTGGCAAGAACTTTGCGCGTGGAATCTTTATGCAGGGAGACCACTCGGCCAAGCGCGATACGCTCTTGCCGTCGCCGAAGCCGAAGCTGGTCTTTCCGTTCGACGCGCCGGGCTTTGCGTTAAACCGGTTGAGTGTCAGCCTCTTTAACGCAGCATTCTTCCATAAGCAGTTCTCGAAGCATTCGGTCGCGGTGCAGGACTACGAGCCGTTCTTCTATCCGCTGGACAAGGTGCTGCACTGGAACCGCATGTACGGCAAGCGCGGGCTGCTCCAATTTCAGTACGTGATTCCGTGGGAGCACGCGAAGGAAGGGACGGTCGCCATTCTGCACGAGGTGGCGAAGTCTGGCCTTGCGAGTTTTCTAGCGGTGCTCAAGGCATTTGGCGATGTTCCTTCACCCGGCATGATGAGTTTTCCGAAGCCGGGCATCACGTTGGCGCTCGACTTTCCCATCAAGCAGGACCGGACGTTTCCGCTGGTGCATCGGCTGGCGGACATGGTGTACGAGTTTGGCGGGAGGCTGTATCCGGCGAAGGATGCGGCGATGACCGCGATGCAGTACCAGGCGTTTTATCCGCAGTGGCAGCAGTTTGCGCGCTACCGCGATCCTCTGCTCACTTCCAGCTTCTGGGAGCGAGTTACCGGAGAGACATCAGGAATATGA
- the rplT gene encoding 50S ribosomal protein L20, with protein MPRVKRGTKRNDRRKKILKRASGYFLTKSKLYQAAQEAVERSLMFAYTGRKQKKRQFRSLWIVRIGAAAKQNGLSYSTFIDGLKKAGNQLDRKVLADIAANDAAGFAALAEQAKAALKDAAAKRAKAA; from the coding sequence ATGCCTCGTGTAAAACGTGGTACAAAACGCAACGATCGCCGCAAAAAGATTCTGAAGCGCGCGAGTGGTTACTTCCTCACGAAATCAAAGCTTTATCAGGCGGCTCAGGAGGCGGTTGAGCGCTCGCTCATGTTCGCCTATACGGGCCGCAAGCAGAAGAAACGGCAGTTCCGCTCGCTGTGGATCGTCCGTATTGGCGCGGCGGCAAAGCAGAACGGCCTGAGCTACTCGACCTTCATCGACGGCCTCAAGAAGGCTGGCAACCAGCTCGATCGCAAGGTGCTGGCTGACATCGCCGCCAACGATGCAGCGGGTTTTGCTGCGCTTGCTGAGCAGGCTAAGGCTGCTCTCAAGGATGCGGCAGCCAAGCGGGCCAAAGCCGCCTAA
- a CDS encoding LOG family protein, producing MVENVAVFCASANGVDPVYRQSAEILGRLLARHGIGVVYGGARVGLMCAVAEASLAAGGRVVGVIPDVLVDLEVAHHGITELHITDTMHTRKALIGQRADAFIALPGGFGTFEELFEVLAWHSLRLHQKPIVLVNINGFYDKLLDFLDHCIAEGLLKPKNREALLVANTVEDALRLLAITA from the coding sequence ATGGTGGAGAACGTAGCTGTCTTTTGCGCATCGGCAAACGGTGTTGATCCTGTTTATCGTCAGTCGGCAGAGATCCTAGGACGCCTGTTGGCTCGACATGGCATTGGTGTCGTCTATGGCGGCGCCAGGGTTGGCTTGATGTGCGCGGTGGCGGAAGCCTCTCTCGCAGCTGGTGGCAGGGTCGTCGGGGTAATCCCTGATGTGTTGGTTGATCTGGAAGTGGCCCATCACGGTATTACCGAACTTCACATTACAGATACTATGCACACTCGTAAGGCGTTGATTGGCCAGCGTGCGGATGCTTTCATCGCACTTCCTGGTGGTTTCGGTACTTTCGAGGAGCTTTTCGAAGTGCTTGCATGGCATTCGCTCCGTCTGCATCAGAAGCCAATCGTTCTCGTGAACATCAACGGTTTCTATGACAAGCTGCTCGATTTCCTCGACCACTGTATCGCAGAGGGCCTGTTGAAACCGAAGAATCGAGAAGCCTTGCTGGTGGCGAACACGGTGGAAGACGCTCTACGTTTGCTAGCAATTACCGCTTAG